AGCTCCGCCCCAGACCCCGTTCCGGGGGCTCCGCCCCCGAATCCCCGCCGGAGCTCCGCCCCTGGACCCCGCTCCTCAAACGCCGGAGGGGCTGGAGGGTGCCGCTCCGCACCGTCAGCGGCGGCGGCCGTCCTCGTCGTCGCGGGGGCCGAGCAGTTCGTCGGCCAGGGACGGGAGGTCGTCCAGGGGGGTCTCCTCGGCCCACTCGGGGCGGCGGCGCCGGCGCGGCGGTTCCGCCTCGCCCTGCGCCTGACCCTGGTCATAGCCCTGGCCCTGCCCGTACTGCGGCATCTCACGCGTGCGCTCATTGCCCTGTCCGGACTCCTGGCCCTGCCCCTGACCCTCGTCCGGGCGGAACAGCCACGGCGGGACCCGGTCCGCCGGGTCGGCGGACCGCTCGTCCCGTACGGGCGGCAGGACGGCCGTCTCGTCGGCCGCGTTCGTGGGCGGCTCGGCGGGCGGCTGGGGCAGGACGGTCGTCTCCTCGGCGTCCGGGCCGCCCCGGCGCTCCGGGCCGTCCTGGGGCCGTACGGGCGGGAGCACAGCGGTCTCGTCGGCGTCCGGGCCGCTCTGGGGCGGTACGGGCGGCGCGGGAGGCACGGCTGGCAGCACCGCGGTCTCATCGGCCGCCGCAGACCCGGTGCCGGGACGCCGGCCGGAGTCGCCAGACTCGCCGCCGTGCCCCGCCCGGGGGTCGAACCTCGGCGTCTGGACCGTCTCCGTCGTATCCGGGTGCGGGTGCGGGTCGTCCGCGCCGGAGCCCGCCGCGCCCCGGGCGCCGCCGGTGCCGCGCGGGCCGTCCTCGTCCTCGGGCGGCGGGGCCGGGGCCTCGGTCTCCACGGTCGGCGCGTCCGCCCCGGAGGACGCCGCGTCCGCCGCCAGGCGTGCCTGCTCCGCCCGCAGCAGCGCCTCCTCGGCCTTGCGCTGCTCCTCCTGGCGGCGCGCCTCGGCCTCGGCCCGGCGCAGCGCGTCCGCCTCCGCCTGGAGACGGCGCCGCTCCTCCTCGGCGGCGCGGGCACGGTCCTCGGCCTCGATGCGCTTGCGGTCCTCCTCGGCCCTGCGGCGCGCGTCCTCGGCCCGCTGCCGGGCCGCCTCCGCCTGCCGCTCGGCCTCGCGCTGGCGGGCCTCCTCCAGCTCGCGCCGCTTGCGCTCCTCCTCCTCGGCGCGGGCCTTGGCGAGCGCCTCCTGGCGCTCGCGCTCCAGCCGCTCCTCCTCGGCCTTACGGGCGGCCTCTTCCTCGGCGCGCCGGCGGGCCTCCTCCTCGGCGGCCTTACGGGCCTCCTCCTGGGCCTTCACCTCCGCCTCGGACAGCGGCAGCATCTGGTCCAGGCGGTGGCGCACCACGGAGGTGACCGCCTCCGGCAGCTGCCCGGCGTCGACGACGATGTAGCGGGCCGGGTCGGCGGCGGCGAGGGCCAGGAATCCGGCCCGTACGCGCTGGTGGAACTCGGCGGGCTCGGACTCCAGCCGGTCCGGGGCCTCGGTGAAGCGTTCGCGCGCGGTCTCCGGCGAGACGTCCAGCAGCACCGTCAGGTGCGGCACCAGGCCGTTCGTCGCCCAGCGCGAGATGCGGGCGATCTCGGTCGCGGCCAGGTCGCGCCCCGCGCCCTGGTAGGCGACGGAGGAGTCGATGTATCGGTCGGAGATGACGACCGCGCCGCGCTCCAGAGCGGGGCGGACGACGGTGTCGACGTGCTCGGCGCGGTCCGCCGCGTACAGCAGCGCCTCGGCGCGGTGCGAGATCCCGGCGGACGAGACGTCGAGCAGGATCGAGCGCAGCCGCTTGCCGATCGCGGTGGCGCCCGGCTCACGGGTCACCACGACCTCGTGCCCCTTGGCCCTGATCCACTCGGCCAGCGCCTCCACCTGCGTGGACTTGCCCGAGCCATCGCCACCCTCGACGACGATGAAGAAGCCGGTGGCGGCCGGGCCCTCGTCCGCGCCGCCCCCACCGAGCAGCGCCTCGCGCAGATCGCGACGCAGCGGCACGCCCTGCCGGTCGTCGGTCCGGCCGAGGACCAGCGCGGCGACGGGCAGCAGCAGCGCGCCCACCAGCATCAGGGTGAAGGCCGCGCCGCCGTGGGCGAAGACGAAGTCGCCGCTGCCGAGCCGGTGCGGTCCGATGACGGCGGCGAGCAGCGGCGCGGCGACCGCGCCGAGCCCGACGCCGACGCGGACGACGGCCTGTACATGCTCGGTCATCCGGGGCCGACGGGTCTCCTCGGACTCCTGGTCCAGCAGGGAGTGGCCGGTGTGGGCGGCGACGCCCGCCGACACGCCCGCGATCAGGGCGATCAGCACGACGGTGGTGGTGTCGTGCACCAGGCCCGCCGTGAGCAGCGCGAGCCCGGTCAGCGCGACCGTCAGCGCCAGCAGCCGGCGCCGCGACAGACCCGGGAGGACCTTGGGGGCCCAGCGGATGCCCATCGCCGGGCCGCCGGTCAGGACGAGGACGAGCAGGGCGAAGCCGACCGGTCCGCCGCCGAGGTCCATGGCCTGTAGCGGGGCGACGCCCACGGCCGCGGCGATCGCGCCCGCCACTCCGGCGCAGGCGAGCACCAGCAGCGGAACGGCTCCGGTGCGGCCCTTGTCGGCGCCGCTCCCGGAGGCGGCGCGGGGGCGGCGCAGCCCCTCCAGGGGAGAGCGGGTGCGGCTGGTCTGCG
This genomic interval from Streptomyces asiaticus contains the following:
- the tmk gene encoding dTMP kinase produces the protein MTREQPTDVTATSGALAADSRERAVRALLRYQPLRRLWSAQLVGGAGDVLAVLVLVLLTLQASVAADSFGGGYRGAAFAVAVVLGVRLFATVLFGAVLLGPLAALIGPSGPLDRRWTMVGADGLRLVLLLIAPLWIDWTPADAVAWLLITTFVVGVAERFWTVAKDGAAPSLLPAPPAEGAAVRPLPDHLDALRRLSLRTNFLTLPIAAAVLLVVTLIGRLLGTGVEWFHTHQAALGSYVGAGLFAASISILAFIELPGAQTSRTRSPLEGLRRPRAASGSGADKGRTGAVPLLVLACAGVAGAIAAAVGVAPLQAMDLGGGPVGFALLVLVLTGGPAMGIRWAPKVLPGLSRRRLLALTVALTGLALLTAGLVHDTTTVVLIALIAGVSAGVAAHTGHSLLDQESEETRRPRMTEHVQAVVRVGVGLGAVAAPLLAAVIGPHRLGSGDFVFAHGGAAFTLMLVGALLLPVAALVLGRTDDRQGVPLRRDLREALLGGGGADEGPAATGFFIVVEGGDGSGKSTQVEALAEWIRAKGHEVVVTREPGATAIGKRLRSILLDVSSAGISHRAEALLYAADRAEHVDTVVRPALERGAVVISDRYIDSSVAYQGAGRDLAATEIARISRWATNGLVPHLTVLLDVSPETARERFTEAPDRLESEPAEFHQRVRAGFLALAAADPARYIVVDAGQLPEAVTSVVRHRLDQMLPLSEAEVKAQEEARKAAEEEARRRAEEEAARKAEEERLERERQEALAKARAEEEERKRRELEEARQREAERQAEAARQRAEDARRRAEEDRKRIEAEDRARAAEEERRRLQAEADALRRAEAEARRQEEQRKAEEALLRAEQARLAADAASSGADAPTVETEAPAPPPEDEDGPRGTGGARGAAGSGADDPHPHPDTTETVQTPRFDPRAGHGGESGDSGRRPGTGSAAADETAVLPAVPPAPPVPPQSGPDADETAVLPPVRPQDGPERRGGPDAEETTVLPQPPAEPPTNAADETAVLPPVRDERSADPADRVPPWLFRPDEGQGQGQESGQGNERTREMPQYGQGQGYDQGQAQGEAEPPRRRRRPEWAEETPLDDLPSLADELLGPRDDEDGRRR